Proteins from a single region of Equus asinus isolate D_3611 breed Donkey chromosome 17, EquAss-T2T_v2, whole genome shotgun sequence:
- the LOC106844135 gene encoding olfactory receptor 10A7-like, whose protein sequence is MVGKKKTISFSRCATQMYFSLSFGMIECVLLGVMAYDRYVAICHPLHYTVIMNQITCVQLAVISWSSSFLSSLIINVLTLSLPYCGPNVLNHFFCEVPSVLRLACTDTLFTELVVFIFSIIIVFIPFLLIIVSYAQILLSVLRMQSASGRHKALSTCASHLTVVTLFYGTAIFMYMRPQSKSTRAGGKIIAVFYTVITPMLNPLIYSLRNQDVKGVIKRAIARQRT, encoded by the coding sequence ATGGTGGGAAAAAAGAAGACCATCTCATTCTCCAGATGTGCTACTCAGATGtacttctccctctcctttgGAATGATTGAATGTGTTCTCCTTGGTGTCATGGCTTATGACAGATATGTAGCCATTTGTCATCCTCTTCATTATACTGTTATTATGAACCAAATAACCTGTGTCCAATTGGCAGTCATTTCTTGGTCCAGTAGCTTCCTGAGTTCTTTGATTATCAATGTCCTCACCTTGAGTTTGCCCTATTGTGGGCCCAATGTTCTGAATCACTTTTTTTGTGAGGTACCTTCTGTCCTGAGGTTGGCTTGCACTGATACCTTATTTACTGAGCTGGTTGTTTTCATCTTCAGTATTATCAttgtcttcattccttttctcctcatcaTTGTTTCCTATGCCCAAATCCTTCTATCAGTTCTCAGGATGCAGTCAGCCTCTGGGAGGCACAAGGCACTGTCCACCTGTGCCTCTCATCTGACAGTGGTGACCTTATTCTATGGAACTGCCATCTTCATGTACATGAGACCCCAGTCCAAGTCCaccagggctggaggcaagatCATTGCAGTGTTCTACACTGTGATCACACCTATGCTCAACCCCTTGATCTATAGCCTAAGGAACCAGGATGTGAAAGGGGTTATAAAGAGAGCTATTGCAAGACAGAGGACATGA
- the LOC139040470 gene encoding olfactory receptor 5AR1, which translates to MNKENHSIVTEFIFMGITQDPQLQIIFFGAFLLVYLINVVGNVGMIILIITDTQLHTPMYFFLSNLSFVDLGYSSAIAPRMLADFLTKYKVISFSSCATQFAFFVGFVDAECYVLAAMAYDRFVAICRPLHYSTLMSKRVCLVLMLGSYLAGLVSLVAHTSLTFSLSYCRSNIINHFFCEIPPLLALSCSDTYISEILLFSLCGFIEFSTILIIFISYAFILIAIIRMRSAEGRLKAFSTCGSHLTGVTLFYGTVMFMYLRPTSSYSLDQDKWASVFYTIIIPMLNPLIYSLRNKDVKAAFKKLIGRKSQ; encoded by the coding sequence ATGAATAAAGAAAACCACTCAATTGTGACTGAGTTTATCTTTATGGGCATCACTCAGGACCCTCAACTGCAGATCATCTTCTTCGGGGCCTTCCTTTTGGTCTACCTGATCAATGTAGTGGGGAATGTTGGTATGATTATCCTGATCATAACAGACACTCAGCttcacacacccatgtattttttcctctccaacctctCCTTTGTTGACCTGGGCTACTCTTCAGCCATTGCCCCCAGGATGCTTGCTGACTTCCTAACAAAATACAAAGTTATCTCATTCTCCAGCTGTGCCACTCAGTTTGCTTTCTTTGTGGGTTTTGTGGATGCTGAGTGCTATGTCCTGgctgccatggcctatgaccgttTTGTGGCCATCTGTCGACCCCTCCACTATAGCACTCTTATGTCTAAGCGAGTCTGCTTGGTTCTCATGCTGGGCTCTTACCTGGCTGGTCTGGTGAGTTTAGTTGCCCACACTTCCCTCACCTTTAGTTTGAGTTACTGTCGTTCCAATATCAtcaaccacttcttctgtgaaattCCACCACTCTTGGCTCTCTCTTGCTCGGACACCTACATCAGTGAAATCTTGCTCTTTAGTCTGTGTGGTTTCATTGAATTCAGCACCATCCTCATCATCTTCATCTCATATGCCTTCATCCTTATTGCAATCATCAGAATGCGCTCAGCTGAAGGCCGCCTTAAGGCTTTCTCCACCTGTGGGTCTCACCTCACTGGCGTCACACTTTTCTATGGCACAGTCATGTTTATGTACCTACGACCAACATCCAGCTACTCCCTGGACCAGGACAAGTGGGCCTCTGTGTTCtatactattatcatccccatgtTGAATCCCTTGATCTATAGTTTACGGAACAAGGATGTGAAAGCTGCTTTCAAAAAACTTATTGGAAGAAAAtctcaataa
- the LOC123278018 gene encoding olfactory receptor 5AP2, which yields MSCSIFSLIVAQMIGYMKEVQHRNQTEVTEFILLGLSDNSDLQVVLFGLFLLIYMATLVGNLGMIVLIKIDPCLHTPMYLFLSSLSFVDASYSSSVTPKMLMNLVAENKAISFNGCAAQFYFFGSFLGTECFLLAMMAYDRYAAIWNPLLYPVLMSERICFLLIATSFLASFGNAAIHTGMTFRLSFCGSNKINHFYCDTPPLLKLSCSEIHINGLVIMAFSSFNVISCVVIVLISYLCILIAILRMPSLESRHKVFSTCTSHLMAVTIFFGTILFMYLRPTSSYSMEQDKVVSVFYTVVIPMLNPLIYSLKNKDVKWALKKILQKHIL from the coding sequence ATGTCATGTTCCATCTTCTCTCTTATTGTAGCTCAAATGATTGGATATATGAAAGAGGTCCAACACAGGAATCAAACAGAAGTGACAGAATTTATTCTCTTAGGACTCTCGGACAATTCTGACCTCCAAGTTGTcctatttggattgtttctgttAATCTACATGGCCACACTGGTGGGTAATTTGGGGATGATTGTGTTAATTAAGATTGATCCCTGtctccacactcccatgtacttgTTTCTCAGCAGCCTCTCCTTTGTTGATGCGTCTTACTCTTCTTCTGTGACTCCCAAGATGCTGATGAACCTTGTGGCTGAGAATAAGGCCATTTCTTTTAATGGATGTGCTGCCCAGTTCTACTTCTTTGGCTCCTTCCTGGGGACTGAATGCTTCCTGTTGGCCATGATGGCATATGACCGCTATGCAGCCATTTGGAACCCTCTGCTATACCCTGTTCTCATGTCTGAGAGAATTTGCTTCTTGCTAATAGCTACCTCATTTCTAGCAAGCTTTGGAAATGCAGCTATACACACAGGAATGACTTTCAGATTATCATTTTGTGGCTCTAATAAGATCAATCATTTTTACTGTGACACCCCACCTCTGCTCAAACTCTCTTGCTCTGAGATCCACATCAATGGGCTCGTGATCATGGCTTTCTCCAGTTTTAATGTCATCAGCTGTGTTGTGATTGTCCTTATTTCCTATCTGTGTATCCTCATTGCCATCTTGAGGATGCCTTCATTGGAGAGCAGGCATAAAGTCTTCTCTACTTGTACCTCCCACCTCATGGCTGTCACTATATTCTTTGGGACAATTCTCTTCATGTACTTGCGCCCTACATCTAGCTACTCAATGGAGCAGGACAAGGTTGTCTCTGTCTTTTACACAGTAGTAATCCCTATGCTAAATCCTCTCATCTACAGTTTGAAAAATAAGGATGTAAAATGGGCCCTAAAGAAGATCTTACAGAAACACATACTGTAA